One window of the Triticum dicoccoides isolate Atlit2015 ecotype Zavitan chromosome 3B, WEW_v2.0, whole genome shotgun sequence genome contains the following:
- the LOC119275191 gene encoding E3 ubiquitin-protein ligase At1g63170-like, which yields MDHPGNVTRHDHTIDIPRNDLTSPSTSRPDNHNHLDELNRNRGPSNEVPPVPESSGTTGMPDFRSASFVRRDQVNRQQNPLNSGLWISIELIVNVSQIIAAVTVLSVSRNEHPRAPLFEWVVGYIIGCVATIPHLYWRYLHRNCQNIEQEPSAQGSSQRNISESDSFASISSAHASEAVNEDNNTGVPRNNFPIASPRVYALVACLKLALDCFFAVWFVVGNVWIFGGRSSVHDAPNLYRLCIVFLAFGFIGYALPFILCTMICCCLPCIISMVGFHEDLDMNKGATAEVINTLVAYKYKSMRIRDGGEVGEDNGGVLASGTDKERTISAEDAVCCICLSRFSNNEDLRELPCGHVFHMECIDKWLKINALCPLCKSELGGSTAASSEAGPEGQHQQNENRERGDVESQR from the exons ATGGATCACCCTGGAAATGTCACTCGTCATGATCACACAATCGACATACCAAGGAATGATCTGACGTCGCCATCAACATCCCGTCCGGACAATCATAATCACTTGGATGAGTTGAACCGCAACAGAGGTCCTTCAAATGAAGTTCCTCCTGTCCCAGAAAGTTCTGGCACAACCGGTATGCCTGACTTTCGAAGCGCATCTTTCGTGAGAAGGGATCAAGTCAATCGTCAGCAGAATCCTCTGAATTCTGGCTTATGGATCTCAATCGAGCTTATTGTAAATGTTAGTCAGATTATAGCAGCTGTTACTGTCCTGTCGGTATCAAGGAATGAGCATCCACGCGCTCCACTGTTTGAGTGGGTTGTTGGCTATATAATAGGCTGTGTTGCTACTATTCCACATCTTTATTGGCGCTATCTCCATCGCAATTGCCAGAACATCGAGCAAGAACCATCAGCCCAGGGTTCATCTCAAAGGAACATATCCGAGtctgattcttttgcatcaatttCATCTGCACATGCATCAGAAGCTGTAAACGAAGATAACAATACTGGAGTCCCAAGAAACAATTTCCCGATTGCAAGTCCAAG GGTCTACGCATTGGTTGCGTGCTTGAAGTTGGCCTTGGATTGTTTCTTTGCCGTGTGGTTTGTTGTGGGGAATGTGTGGATATTCGGTGGCCGCTCTTCCGTCCATGACGCTCCTAACTTGTACAG GCTGTGTATAGTGTTCCTTGCATTCGGCTTCATCGGCTATGCACTGCCATTCATCCTGTGCACGATGATATGCTGTTGCCTGCCCTGCATAATCTCCATGGTAGGCTTCCACGAGGATCTGGATATGAACAAAGGCGCTACCGCGGAAGTAATCAACACGCTGGTGGCGTACAAGTACAAGTCGATGAGGATCCGCGATGGAGGAGAAGTGGGGGAAGACAATGGCGGGGTTCTGGCATCTGGGACCGACAAGGAGCGGACTATCTCCGCGGAAGACGCC GTTTGCTGCATCTGTTTATCAAGGTTCTCAAACAACGAAGATCTGCGAGAGCTTCCCTGCGGGCACGTCTTCCACATGGAGTGCATCGACAAGTGGCTCAAGATCAACGCGCTGTGCCCTCTTTGCAAGTCCGAGCTGGGCGGCTCAACGGCGGCGTCTTCCGAGGCTGGCCCCGAGGGCCAACACCAACAGAATGAAAACAGGGAAAGAGGCGACGTCGAGTCACAGCGGTAG